One window from the genome of Nicotiana tomentosiformis chromosome 5, ASM39032v3, whole genome shotgun sequence encodes:
- the LOC138893204 gene encoding uncharacterized protein has translation MGSSLFWYENWTGLGALYFLINPDFAIDGSINNVCEVVVEDSWDVDKLLQILPEEYVVHIVEKIKPSTTQDALDKPFWRLESRGNFTVSSAWNYLRRRQDQRNAFNKMWVKGMPFKISFFLWKVWKALGWIKVNTDGASRGNPGRSSIGFVLRNEEGNVVYARGKEIPETTNNEAEAWAILEGLSYCVNQQYIQILIQTDSMLLKNVLDEVWIAPWNVTEIVEEINKLRHRCTVTFTHILREGNRLVDYLANYALDFGNIEAAGFTDLDTHGKKIVNNEKMQCPYLRVKPKRN, from the exons ATGGGATCATCCCTCTTTTGGTATGAAAATTGGACTGGGCTTGGAGCtttgtattttcttataaatCCAGATTTTGCAATAGATGGGTCTATTAATAATGTGTGTGAGGTAGTAGTAGAGGACTCATGGGATGTTGATAAGCTATTACAAATTCTACCAGAAGAATATGTTGTTCACATTGTGGAAAAAATAAAGCCATCAACTACGCAAGATGCATTGGATAAACCTTTTTGGAGGTTGGAAAGTAGAGGTAACTTCACTGTTAGTTCTGCCTGGAACTACTTGAGGAGAAGGCAAGATCAAAGGAATGCTTTCAATAAGATGTGGGTAAAGGGAATGCCTTTTAAGATCTCTTTCTTTTTATGGAAGGTCTGGAAAG CCTTGGGGTGGATCAAAGTAAATACAGATGGGGCATCGAGGGGTAATCCAGGAAGAAGTTCCATTGGATTTGTATTGAGGAATGAAGAAGGAAATGTAGTATATGCTAGAGGAAAGGAAATACCTGAAACTACTAATAATGAGGCAGAAGCTTGGGCTATACTGGAGGGGTTGTCTTATTGTGTTAATCAACAGTACATACAAATCCTGATACAAACGGATTCAATGCTACTGAAGAATGTGTTAGATGAAGTGTGGATAGCTCCTTGGAATGTGACTGAAATTGTGGAGGAAATAAATAAGTTAAGGCATAGATGCACTGTTACATTCACCCACATACTGAGGGAAGGTAATCGTCTAGTAGATTATTTAGCTAATTATGCATtggattttggaaatattgaagcTGCTGGATTCACAGATCTGGACACGCATGGTAAGAAGATCGTAAACAATGAAAAAATGCAATGCCCATACCTGAGAGTGAAGCCAAAAAGAAACTAG